TGCCTACAACAACAGCAGCTATGGAGAAAGCCTTGTCTATGCACTGGAGGCGTTCGGCCATCATAAGAACAGCCAGTATTTAGCGCTGAAGATAATTCAGAGCATCTACTGGCTCAGTTACTATAAGCAAATAGAACTGCTGGAAAATGTATTGCCTATGGAAGGTGAACTTGCAAGTGCGGCTTATGATTCTGTATACCGGTTTGTTGACCGCCTTAGCTATACGGAGTTGAAATTGATTGCCTTTAATCTGACTAAGGAGGCGTTTAGCCGTTTCCCGGAGAGTGAAGAGTTGCTCTTTCACATGGGCTTCACATCTCAGGAATTTTTGGGGCAGGAAGTAGCGCGGTTCCATTACAGAAATTACAGCAAAAAATTCCCGCAGGGCAAGTACATAAATTTTGTAAGAAGACAATTGTAATGATAAAACTGATAAGGATATCCTGGGTACTGTTTGCCATAGTGGCGTTCTTACCCGGCTGTAATACAGGTTTGCACATTGAGAAATCATATAGCTTGCAGAGCAATCCAAACCGCATCCGGAAAATGGTATTCCTGATGCCGGAATACCAGAAGCTTGTGAAGGATGACGGCAAATTCATCGTGGATTCAAACAGTAAATTCCTGGAAAATCAATTGGCAGGCATTGTAATGCGCCAAAGTAAGACAGCAGGGCAGAAGCTGACGTTAATGAACTGGGAAACCACGGAGGATAAAAGTTACTACTACAATACACTCTTCAGACTTCATGAGCAGATCATGGCCGTAAACTTTAGTCAGCTTGATATCGTCAGCAAAAAACTGGATTCGCGGCAGGCTTTCCTGCTTCCCCATCCTGTTCGTATTCTTCCGGAATTCAGTTATCTGAGCGATAGTTTCGGAACTCCCTATGTGCTTTGCAGCGGTGTGGTTTCCAAAACGGGAAGTGGCGCTTCCTTTACCGTAGAAGCGCCCTATTCCATGTTTTACTTTTTTGTCGTGGATATTCAGTCAGCCGAAGTACTTTACCGCACCCAGAAATTTTCAATGGAGCCTATCAAAAGAAGCCAGATGAAACGGTTGATCCACAAGAGCATCCAGGAGATGCAGACGCGGTAGCAGAAGATCCGGGGTTTTCAGGTTCAGATCGAATATTACACGCATAAAAGGCCAAGGTTTCCTTTCCGAGCTTTGATTACATTTGCGGCTTTATTTTTCACACCGATCAAATTTTAAAAACAACCTGATGAAGAATCTTTCTATTCCTGGCGTCATGCTCATGGCATTATTTGCCTTCAATTCATGTGAAGACCAGAAGGCCGGCTCCGATCCGGAGAAAGTAACGTTGAACACCTCCCTTGATTCCCTGAGTTACAGTATTGGAATAAGCATTGGCAGCAATATGAATCAGCAGGGCCTCGACTCGCTGGACGTGGATCTGGTAGCAGCCGCAATGCGTGCCTCAATTCAGGGTGACACTAACGTCTTGATAAATATGCAGGAGGCGGGCCAGTACATCCAGAACCAAATGCAGGCAGCTACCCAGCGCCAGCAGGAATCTTCCCGTCATGAAGGTCAGGCATTTCTTGAAGATAACCGGCAAAAAGAAGATGTTCAGGTTACGGCCAGCGGCCTTCAGTACAAAATAATGGAAGAAGGTTCAGGTGCGCGGCCTGGCGCGAATGATACAGTTCGCGTACATTATGAAGGAAGGCTCACAGACGGAAAGGTATTCGACAGCTCCATTGAGCGCGGAGAGCCTGCTCAGTTTCCGGTGAATGGCGTTATTCCCGGATGGACCGAAGCGCTGAAGCTGATGAAGGAAGGTGCAAAATGGCAACTTTATATTCCTTCTGACCTGGCCTATGGCGAACGAGGTGCCGGTGCTGATATTCCCCCGCACAGCGTCCTCATTTTCGATGTTGAATTGCTGAAGGTAATTCCCGGAGAATAAATCTTTTCGCACCCAAATTCCTGTTGCAGAGTTTCTCAAAGTTGATTTGGTAGTTCGGAATAATTGCTATTAATTTGCAGTTAATAATAATTCTTATTTAGGAATTAATAGCAGATAAATCAGATGACGGTTCAGGAAGTGAATGAGAGATTGCGCAGTAGCGGTTTGAAAGTAACACCTCAGCGAAGTGTTATTTATAGCATGCTGTTCCGCGCCAGGAACCACCCAACCGCTGAGCAGGTTTTTGATCTGATTCACGAAAGCCATCCCAGTATTTCGCTGGCAACAGTCTATAAGACGATGGAAACGCTTGAGAAAAACGGCCTTCTCGTAAAGGTGAAAACAGCCGGTGATCGTACCCGGTACGATGCGAACACCGACCACCATAATCACATTTACTGTACAAAAACCAACCGAATCATAGATTACGAAGACAATCAACTGAAGCAAATGCTACAGGAATATTTCCGGGAAAAAGGAATTGAAAATTTTAAAGTCAATGATATCAGGCTTCAGATAAATGGAGAGATCATTGACGCCCGGAAAGGAATTACCTTTTAATTTAATCATCCCAAAAATTTAATTTTAACATGACAACATTAGTAGGAAAAAAAGCTCCCAGATTTACGGCCAAAGTGGTGTTGAACGGAGAAGAGATCCAGGAAGACTTCTCATTAGAACAGTACGTTGGAAATAAGTATGTGGTCTTTTTCTTTTATCCGAGAGACTTCACTTTTGTATGTCCTACTGAAATCCTGGCATTTCAGGACAAACTCAAGGAATTTGAAAAGCGCGATGTAGCAGT
This genomic window from Bacteroidia bacterium contains:
- a CDS encoding FKBP-type peptidyl-prolyl cis-trans isomerase — protein: MKNLSIPGVMLMALFAFNSCEDQKAGSDPEKVTLNTSLDSLSYSIGISIGSNMNQQGLDSLDVDLVAAAMRASIQGDTNVLINMQEAGQYIQNQMQAATQRQQESSRHEGQAFLEDNRQKEDVQVTASGLQYKIMEEGSGARPGANDTVRVHYEGRLTDGKVFDSSIERGEPAQFPVNGVIPGWTEALKLMKEGAKWQLYIPSDLAYGERGAGADIPPHSVLIFDVELLKVIPGE
- a CDS encoding Fur family transcriptional regulator, with amino-acid sequence MTVQEVNERLRSSGLKVTPQRSVIYSMLFRARNHPTAEQVFDLIHESHPSISLATVYKTMETLEKNGLLVKVKTAGDRTRYDANTDHHNHIYCTKTNRIIDYEDNQLKQMLQEYFREKGIENFKVNDIRLQINGEIIDARKGITF